A stretch of Physeter macrocephalus isolate SW-GA chromosome 6, ASM283717v5, whole genome shotgun sequence DNA encodes these proteins:
- the LOC112065888 gene encoding uncharacterized protein, translating to PSIHPSIHPSTHPSIHPSIHPSIHPSIHPSIHPSIHPSIHPSIHPSIHPSIHPSIHPSIHPSIHPSIHPSIHPSIHPSIHPSIHPSIHPPIHPPIHPSIHPSIHPSIHPPIHPPIHPSIHPSTHPSIHPSIHPSIHPPIHPSTHPSIHPSIHPSIHPPIHPSIHPSTHPSIHPSIHPSIHPPIHPSTHPSIHPSDLEWPGHQVVLDTWQLLVKTFFLQTPEDTRQPDTKPRPPPGPSWQQLGAVRECSSLKDFALHSPDYGSSDKLWEDAGKYLEGGLQPVHSQKSRSKRSCSAFLVRVAWRSEAPFPPQAEALPRCGGLTPGDLTTLAPALYQAEIPDQEK from the exons ccatccatccatccatccatccatccatccacccatccatccatccacccatccatccatccatccatccatccatccatccatccatccatccatccatccatccatccatccatccatccatccatccatccatccatccatccatccatccatccatccatccatccatccatccatccatccatccatccatccatccatccatccatccatccatccatccatccatccatccatccatccatccatccatccatccatccacccatccatccacccatccatccatccatccatccatccatccacccatccatccatccac ccatccatccacccatccatccatccatccatccatccacccatccatccatccacccatccatccatccatccatccatccacccatccatccatccacccatccatccatccatccatccatccacccatccatccatccacccatccatccatccatccatccatccacccatccatccatccacccatccatccatccatccatccatccacccatccatccatccacccatccatccatccatccatcc GACTTAGAATGGCCCGGGCACCAGGTGGTCTTGGATACATGGCAACTCTTAGTGAAGACGTTCTTCCTGCAGACCCCAGAAGACACCCGCCAGCCAGACACCAAACCCAGGCCGCCCCCGGGACCCTCCTGGCAGCAGCTGGGTGCGGTCAGAG AATGTTCTAGCTTGAAGGACTTTGCATTGCACTCACCAGATTACGGGAGCTCTGATAAGCTCTGGGAAGATGCAGGCAAGTATCTGGAGGGGGGCTTGCAACCGGTCCACTCGCAGAAGTCGAG GTCCAAGAGGTCCTGCTCTGCATTCCTGGTGAGAGTGGCCTGGAGGTCGGAGGCCCCCTTCCCCCCTCAGGCGGAGGCTCTACCCAGGTGTGGTGGGCTGACCCCCGGGGACCTGACCACCCTGGCCCCAGCTCTTTATCAAGCAGAGATTCCCGACCAGGAGAAGTAA